The proteins below are encoded in one region of Macrococcus armenti:
- the rocF gene encoding arginase, with protein MNKTIEIIGAPSAFGQRKLGVNMGPDAMRYAGLVERIEAIGHKVIDSGNITAPPIDMKVYKSEQDGGLRNLPEVTEFCETLCNTVDASVKNGHYPLVIGGDHSIAMGTISGIAKHYNNLGVIWYDAHGDLNVADSSPSGNIHGMPLRALIGDGHEDLVNIGGYKGKVKVENIVLIGMRDLDEGEKAYIKEVGIKTYTMADIDRLGMKTVIEETLEHLAECDGIHLSLDVDALDPNETPGTGTTVPGGITYRESHFALEMLHDSDKVTSFEIVEVNPLIDINNKTAEQAVGLTGSLFGEKLL; from the coding sequence ATGAATAAAACTATCGAGATTATTGGTGCGCCAAGTGCATTTGGCCAACGTAAGTTAGGAGTTAACATGGGGCCGGACGCAATGCGTTATGCAGGTTTAGTAGAGCGTATCGAAGCAATTGGACATAAAGTTATCGACAGCGGGAATATAACGGCACCGCCAATCGATATGAAAGTATATAAAAGCGAACAAGATGGCGGTTTACGTAACTTACCTGAAGTGACAGAGTTTTGTGAGACGTTATGTAATACTGTAGATGCATCTGTTAAGAATGGTCATTATCCATTAGTCATCGGTGGGGATCATTCTATCGCAATGGGTACAATTTCTGGTATTGCAAAGCATTATAACAATTTAGGCGTTATTTGGTATGACGCACATGGTGATTTAAACGTTGCAGACTCTTCACCGTCTGGTAATATTCACGGTATGCCACTTCGTGCTTTAATCGGTGACGGTCATGAAGATTTAGTGAATATCGGTGGATATAAAGGAAAAGTTAAAGTAGAGAACATCGTTTTAATCGGTATGCGTGACTTAGATGAGGGTGAGAAAGCATATATTAAAGAAGTAGGGATTAAAACATATACGATGGCTGATATCGACCGTTTAGGTATGAAGACAGTTATTGAAGAAACGTTAGAACATTTAGCGGAATGTGACGGTATTCATTTATCATTAGACGTAGATGCACTGGATCCGAATGAGACGCCTGGAACAGGTACGACAGTGCCGGGTGGTATTACGTATAGAGAAAGTCACTTCGCTTTAGAGATGCTTCATGATAGCGATAAAGTTACATCATTTGAAATCGTTGAAGTAAATCCGTTAATTGATATTAATAATAAAACAGCAGAGCAGGCAGTAGGGCTTACTGGTTCATTATTTGGAGAGAAGTTATTATAA
- a CDS encoding cation diffusion facilitator family transporter: protein MRRTSSPEYFHHVEHLKEQSQSKRTLWISLFITLFFTIVEVVGGILSNSLALLSDSMHMLSDVLALGLSMIAIYFASKKPTSNHTFGFLRLEIIAAFLNGLALIIISIGICYEGIMRMINPQVVDVKLMLIISTIGLIVNIVLTIVLMRSLKGEDNINVQSALWHFIGDLLNSVGVIVAVAIIYFTGWTLIDPILSILISIIIFRGGYKIVRNAWVILMERVPEGYNSDEIIADIKAFDGVIDVHEFHLWAITTEHNSITAHVVVDTLDGVRNYELINKISKMLEEKYKLAHSTLQIEHLQKNNLDDPYFDNIKKEVE from the coding sequence ATGAGAAGAACAAGTTCACCGGAATATTTCCATCATGTTGAGCACTTAAAGGAACAAAGTCAATCTAAGCGTACATTATGGATTTCATTATTTATTACGTTATTCTTTACAATTGTTGAAGTTGTAGGGGGGATTTTATCAAACTCTCTTGCATTACTTTCAGATTCGATGCATATGTTAAGTGACGTATTAGCACTTGGTTTATCAATGATTGCAATTTACTTTGCGAGTAAGAAACCAACTTCAAATCATACGTTCGGATTTTTAAGACTTGAAATTATTGCGGCATTTTTAAATGGTTTAGCATTAATCATTATATCAATCGGTATATGTTATGAAGGTATTATGCGTATGATTAATCCTCAAGTTGTAGATGTGAAGTTAATGCTCATCATCTCGACTATCGGATTAATTGTAAATATCGTACTGACAATCGTATTAATGCGTTCATTAAAAGGTGAAGACAATATTAACGTACAAAGTGCATTATGGCATTTTATCGGGGACTTATTAAACTCGGTAGGCGTTATCGTTGCTGTCGCAATTATATACTTCACTGGCTGGACATTAATTGACCCAATATTAAGCATTTTAATTTCGATTATTATATTCCGCGGCGGATATAAGATTGTTCGCAATGCATGGGTAATCTTAATGGAACGCGTACCAGAAGGGTATAATTCTGATGAGATTATTGCCGATATTAAAGCGTTTGACGGTGTTATAGACGTACATGAGTTCCATTTATGGGCAATTACAACAGAACATAACTCAATTACTGCACACGTTGTTGTAGATACGTTAGATGGGGTACGTAATTACGAACTCATTAATAAAATCAGCAAAATGTTAGAAGAGAAGTATAAACTTGCTCATAGTACGTTACAAATTGAACATTTACAGAAAAATAATCTAGATGACCCATACTTTGATAATATTAAAAAAGAAGTAGAGTAA
- a CDS encoding ArsR/SmtB family transcription factor: MLETLMINNLPQLKCVSDPFRIKLLELMSTEPKTGQQIADELEIPRAKIHYHLSELEKNGIIEIVKTEQKHSIIQKFYAPVARELMPSPELLKFNQSTVKQKKETTYKLQIDAASYTEFKKELKKYIKKASNKNGDTNYIVTIKKEVE; the protein is encoded by the coding sequence ATGTTAGAGACGTTAATGATCAATAATTTGCCACAGCTTAAGTGTGTTAGTGACCCATTTCGTATTAAATTATTAGAACTTATGTCTACTGAACCGAAGACCGGACAACAAATCGCTGATGAACTTGAAATTCCGCGCGCTAAAATTCATTACCACTTATCAGAACTTGAAAAGAACGGTATTATTGAAATCGTTAAAACTGAACAGAAACATAGCATTATACAGAAGTTCTATGCACCTGTAGCACGTGAGCTTATGCCTTCACCTGAACTGCTTAAGTTTAATCAATCTACAGTGAAACAAAAAAAGGAAACAACTTATAAGTTACAAATTGATGCTGCATCTTACACAGAATTTAAAAAGGAACTCAAAAAATACATTAAAAAAGCTTCTAATAAAAATGGAGATACGAACTATATCGTCACAATCAAAAAAGAAGTAGAGTAA
- a CDS encoding helix-turn-helix domain-containing protein: MIGQRIKALRNEANLTQQELADGIISRTYLSLIEKNSVYPSMNVLKKLSERLNCTLEDFTLEDNDRSISLLNVKREIKWAENQVIVGNFAKLESFLEQRYDTLDTLSKEERAIALWVKASFLFNEEKYKDAEQVVLKSIALAKGFKDVTLKLRCLELLGKISFNKGEKDKAIHHLNKANKIAILENIFSTERVSILTSLAQYYSRIGEFYVAINLSNEALDYNKKLKIHYKSIELENILGRSYRALGKLDEAEHHFKRAVMHCELSEINFDYVGSISNVALLLNTRGLYDEAYQEILKANEVLDKYQFKHPFSKYIRLHLAEILINKDKFEEAAEVLEQYADQDDTGYGYELLGDIEYKIGAYEKAIE, encoded by the coding sequence GTGATTGGTCAAAGAATAAAAGCTTTAAGAAATGAAGCGAATTTGACACAGCAAGAATTGGCAGACGGTATTATATCTAGAACATATTTGAGCTTAATTGAGAAGAATTCAGTTTATCCATCTATGAATGTGCTGAAGAAGTTAAGTGAACGCCTCAACTGTACACTTGAAGATTTCACATTGGAAGACAACGATCGCAGTATTAGTCTGTTAAATGTAAAACGTGAAATTAAGTGGGCAGAAAATCAAGTGATTGTCGGAAACTTTGCTAAGTTAGAATCATTTTTAGAACAGCGTTATGACACATTGGATACATTATCTAAAGAAGAACGTGCAATTGCACTATGGGTTAAGGCAAGTTTTCTATTTAATGAAGAAAAGTATAAAGATGCGGAACAAGTTGTGCTAAAATCAATTGCGCTTGCTAAAGGATTTAAAGATGTTACTTTAAAATTACGTTGTCTGGAACTTCTAGGTAAGATTTCTTTTAATAAAGGTGAGAAAGATAAAGCAATACATCATTTAAATAAGGCGAATAAAATTGCAATATTAGAGAATATTTTTAGCACTGAGAGAGTGTCGATACTTACAAGCTTAGCACAATATTATTCTCGTATAGGTGAGTTTTACGTAGCGATTAATTTAAGTAATGAAGCGCTGGATTATAACAAGAAACTTAAAATACATTATAAATCGATTGAGCTTGAAAATATATTAGGACGTTCATATCGCGCGCTTGGAAAGCTTGATGAAGCAGAGCATCATTTTAAACGTGCTGTAATGCATTGTGAGTTATCTGAAATTAATTTTGATTATGTAGGAAGTATTAGTAACGTAGCACTGCTGTTAAATACACGAGGTCTTTATGATGAAGCATATCAAGAAATCCTTAAGGCGAATGAAGTGCTTGATAAATATCAGTTTAAACATCCATTCTCAAAGTATATTCGCCTTCATTTAGCAGAAATATTAATCAATAAAGATAAGTTTGAAGAAGCGGCTGAAGTGTTAGAACAATACGCTGACCAGGATGATACAGGATATGGTTATGAATTACTCGGAGATATTGAATACAAAATAGGAGCGTATGAAAAGGCTATTGAGTAG
- the cdaA gene encoding diadenylate cyclase CdaA — protein sequence MQLTHVFDNLNTIKVITGIIDLLIVWYVIYLIINAIKGTKAIQLLKGIFFILIGKLISDSLGLTTTSKIFDMVIDWGFLAIIVIFQPELRRALEQLGRGSLFKRNAANLKVSQAKLTDAMVKSIQYMAKRRIGALIVFEKETGLQDYIETGIPIYADISSELMINIFIPNTPLHDGAMIIRGDKIAVAASYLPLSDSAKIQKSLGTRHRAAVGISEVSDAFTVVVSEETGDISVTYNGRLRKDVSLEVLEALLTEHWFNTNTSKKGVMK from the coding sequence ATGCAGTTGACGCATGTTTTTGATAACTTAAACACGATTAAAGTTATCACTGGCATCATCGACCTCTTAATTGTATGGTACGTAATTTACCTGATTATCAATGCGATTAAAGGTACGAAAGCGATACAATTATTAAAAGGTATCTTCTTTATTCTGATTGGTAAATTAATCAGTGATTCTTTAGGATTAACGACAACTTCTAAGATATTTGATATGGTAATTGATTGGGGATTCCTGGCAATTATCGTTATTTTTCAGCCAGAATTAAGAAGAGCACTTGAGCAGTTAGGTCGAGGAAGTTTATTTAAACGTAATGCCGCAAATTTAAAAGTAAGTCAGGCGAAATTGACAGATGCAATGGTGAAATCTATTCAATATATGGCAAAGCGCCGCATCGGTGCTTTAATTGTATTTGAGAAAGAAACAGGATTGCAAGATTACATAGAAACCGGTATCCCGATATATGCAGATATTTCATCGGAACTGATGATTAATATTTTCATTCCTAATACACCACTACACGATGGTGCGATGATTATCCGTGGCGACAAAATTGCTGTTGCAGCGAGTTATCTGCCATTATCAGATAGCGCTAAAATACAGAAGAGCTTAGGAACAAGACATCGTGCAGCAGTTGGTATTTCTGAAGTATCTGACGCATTCACGGTCGTAGTATCTGAAGAAACAGGAGATATTTCTGTTACGTATAATGGGAGATTACGAAAAGATGTTTCTCTTGAAGTGCTTGAGGCATTGTTGACAGAACATTGGTTTAATACGAACACATCTAAGAAAGGTGTGATGAAATAA
- a CDS encoding CdaR family protein — MLESKWGLRLIAFLLALGIFLQVNNVFEVFGNDQFSQTQQTVITDVPVNVIYDDKNLYLSGAPKTVNVKISGPQSIVKKTQSLMDFTVELDLSNSKVGDYKKDFKVTGISDKLKYEVMPKSATLSLSEKIQETRKVEAEISSSRIAAGYELVGQEVDPSQVTITGGEDEINKIAYVKATLSDSEKLTQTTTSQAEVNVFDASLNKLDVTVKPSKVKVNTKVIPTSKTVNIEPNTKGTLPSGLKLKSVELSEDQVELFGKRSVLDGIGSLTIDVDLSKVTESTTIKQKLSLPKDVTSSKPETIEIKIEVTKN, encoded by the coding sequence ATGCTGGAAAGTAAATGGGGACTAAGATTAATTGCTTTTTTACTTGCCCTTGGAATTTTTCTACAAGTAAATAATGTGTTTGAAGTGTTTGGTAACGATCAATTCAGTCAGACACAGCAAACTGTAATTACAGATGTGCCAGTGAATGTGATATATGATGATAAAAATCTGTACTTATCCGGGGCACCGAAAACAGTAAACGTGAAGATTAGTGGACCACAATCTATCGTTAAGAAAACGCAGAGCTTAATGGATTTCACAGTAGAACTGGATTTATCGAACTCGAAAGTTGGGGACTATAAGAAAGACTTTAAAGTTACCGGCATCTCAGATAAATTAAAGTATGAAGTAATGCCTAAATCTGCAACGCTTTCTTTATCTGAGAAGATTCAGGAAACGAGAAAGGTAGAAGCGGAAATCAGTTCTTCACGTATTGCTGCTGGATATGAACTTGTCGGTCAGGAAGTGGACCCTTCACAAGTAACGATTACTGGTGGTGAAGATGAGATTAATAAGATCGCTTATGTTAAAGCGACATTATCTGATTCTGAGAAATTAACACAAACTACAACTTCTCAGGCAGAAGTAAACGTGTTTGATGCAAGTCTAAATAAATTAGATGTTACTGTTAAACCAAGTAAAGTGAAAGTGAATACGAAAGTAATTCCGACATCTAAAACAGTAAATATTGAACCGAACACGAAAGGCACATTACCTTCGGGGCTTAAATTAAAGTCTGTGGAATTATCAGAAGATCAAGTTGAACTCTTCGGTAAGCGTTCAGTATTAGATGGTATCGGCAGTTTAACGATTGATGTTGATTTATCTAAAGTTACTGAAAGTACGACAATTAAGCAGAAGTTGTCATTACCGAAAGATGTTACGAGTTCAAAACCAGAAACAATCGAAATTAAAATTGAAGTTACTAAAAACTAA